A window of Nitrospirae bacterium YQR-1 genomic DNA:
TTAATAGCGTAAATGCTAAATTTATATAAAGATTAGGAGGGGTTAGATGCCCAGAGCAAAAGGTGGATTTAAGACAAGACGCAGAAGAAAGAAATTACTGGAAAAAGCCAGCGGTTATTACGGCGGCAGGAGTAAACTTTACAGGGTTGCCTCAGAGGCGGTTGACCATGCACTTACCCATGCTTATACGCACAGAAAATTAAAAAAGCGGGAGTTCAGAGCGCTTTGGATTATCAGAATTAATGCAGCCGTAAGAGCCGTCGGGCTTACCTACAGCAGGTTTATTGCCGGCCTTAAGAAAGCCAATATTGACCTTGACAGAAAGGTACTGGCAGATCTGGCACTTAATGATATAGCCCGTTTTAATGAAATCGCTGAAACTGTAAAGGCCGGCATAGCTTAGGTGCGTGGACCATTGACACTGAATTAAAAAATTCATTTCTCAGGGAACTCCACAGTGTTTCAAATACGGTGGAGTTGCAGTCACTGCGCAGCAAGTACATCGGCAAAAAGGGGGTTGTCACTCAGAGGCTTAAGGAGCTGGGGTCGGCTCCCAAAGAGCAACGTGCGGCACTCGGTAAGGTGGTAAATGAGGTCAGGGACTTCATAGAGAGCCGGTTAAGGGAAAAAGAAGCACTTCTTTCCGCTCAGGCTTCCGTCTCCATAGGTTCAAAACACTTTGTGGATTTATCCCTTCCCGGAGCATACATTAAACCCGGCGGCAGACACCCTATAAAAATCATCCTCAATGAAATCATAGATATCTTTGTTTCAATGGGATTTGCTGTTGAGGAGGGGCCTGAGGTGGAAACCGACTACTATAACTTTGAAGCGCTCAACATTCCTCTAAACCATCCTGCCCGGGATATGCAAGATACTTTCTATGTAAGGCCGCTAAGCGAAAAAAACATTCAGGGAGAGCACTCAAAGACGGACTCCGGCATAGTGCTGAGAACGCACACATCGCCGGTACAGATACGGGTTATGGAAAACAAGAAGCCGCCGCTTATGTTTATAGCGCCGGGCAAAGTGTATCGT
This region includes:
- the pheS gene encoding phenylalanine--tRNA ligase subunit alpha, producing the protein MELQSLRSKYIGKKGVVTQRLKELGSAPKEQRAALGKVVNEVRDFIESRLREKEALLSAQASVSIGSKHFVDLSLPGAYIKPGGRHPIKIILNEIIDIFVSMGFAVEEGPEVETDYYNFEALNIPLNHPARDMQDTFYVRPLSEKNIQGEHSKTDSGIVLRTHTSPVQIRVMENKKPPLMFIAPGKVYRCDSDMSHTPMFHQVEGLMVDEGITFANLKAVLEAFLHIVFGPTVPVRFRPSFFPFTEPSAEIDMGCYACAGSGCRVCKNSGWIEILGAGMVDPRVFKMTGIDPEVYTGFAFGMGIERIARLRYGIDDIRLFYEGDLRFLRQF
- the rplT gene encoding 50S ribosomal protein L20, producing MPRAKGGFKTRRRRKKLLEKASGYYGGRSKLYRVASEAVDHALTHAYTHRKLKKREFRALWIIRINAAVRAVGLTYSRFIAGLKKANIDLDRKVLADLALNDIARFNEIAETVKAGIA